Within Nosocomiicoccus ampullae, the genomic segment GAGAAAAAGACGAAAACACATAAACAACTCAGAGATAATCTTTTAATATTCTCTAAAAAGATTGTAGAGTCACTACAATTGGATGATTTAAAACAACATGTAAATGATAATATTAAAGTATACTTTGACGCAGTCGACTCTTCATTAAAGGAAGATAAAACTCGAGTGCTCGAATTACTTAATAAAGAAGTTGAAACACCTAGTGAAAATAAGTATCACGAAAGTGTTGAATTATTAAATAAAATAAAGCAGACTGTAGGTGAAGATAATGTCAATTATTGATGAAAGAGAATTACTAGAGTTAGATCCGTCTACATTATTACTTGTTGATACGAGAAACGTCATGGGAAATGAACAAAAAACAAATGAACTTCTACGAAATGATTCGATTAAACATACCGTTCATATATCAGAACACCCATTTTTCGTTGAAGAGGGTGGACATAATAATGGTCGTAGTCCAATTCCAACTAAAGGTATTGTTAAGGGGTTATACGATTCACTTAAATCAACAGGAAAAGATATCGTATTATTCGCGGATGACAAAAGTTTCTTTCATACGCGCCTATACGTCGTTTTCAAATTATATGGTTATGATGTCAAAATTTATATTGGTAGTTTAGATACTTTAAAAAAAGTGGCTGAAAAAGTCGATGATGTGTCAGTAGAACTACCGAGGGAGTTTGAAAGTATTGATGAACTTCCTGACAGTAATTTTTACACAACACTAGAAGAAGTCGAAAAAAATCTTAATGATAATAATCATTTACTAATAGATGTTCGTGCAAGATCTAGATATCTCGGTGAAGGAGATAGTATGGATAGCAAAAGCGGTCATATTCCGACAGCAATTAATATCGAAAACAGAGAGTTGTTTAAAGACGGAAATATATCACTCGACGTTTTACAAGACGAACTTGTAGATATTAAAAAGTTCGATAAAGTCACAGTATCTTGCGGTTCTGGGATGAGTGCTACACCGATGTTTATGTTTTTAGATTACCACGATGTTCCTGTTAAATTGTATGGTGGTAGTTTTTCTGAATGGGTACGTGAAGGTAAAAAGATTGTGAGTAATGAAACGACTTTAAAGGAACGTGTATTAGACATTGAGTAAATTATTAGTTATCGACGGAATGGCGCTACTATTTCGTCACTTTTTTGCAACGAGTTTTAGTAAACAATTCTTTTACAACAAATATGATCAACCAACAAACGGCGTACAAGGTACCATTCGTCATATATATAAGGCAATTGAAATTATACGCCCTGAAAAATCATCATTGCGTGGGATATGGGGAGTAAAACGGTCCGTACAGAGTGGTATGATGACTATAAATCGAATCGACCACCTCCCCCAGAAGAACTTATCCCTCAATTTGATTTAGTAAAAGACGTTTTAAATGACCTTGGTTTTTATCAAATTGGAATGACAGGCTATGAAGCTGATGACATAATTGGTACAATCGCAAAAAAATATAATCAAACAATTATTATCTCTGGCGATAAAGATCTACTGCAAGTCATCAACTCACATAATGAATTATGGCTAACTAAAAAAGGTTTTACTGAATACGACATATACGATTACGAACGTTTTATAAATGAATATTCAATTACACCAGAGCAATTTATCGATGTAAAAGCACTGATGGGCGATAGTGGGGATGGTTATTTTGGTGTTAGTGGAATCGGTGAGAAAACAGCGTTAAAGCTTATACAAAAGCATGTCACACTCGATAATCTATTAAATAACTTGGATTCACTCACAAATCGTCAACGTGAAAACATATTAAAAGACTATGATCATTTAATATTAAGTCGTCGACTTGCTGAAATTATTACAGACGTACCAGTAAACGTAAGTGACATTATCGAATTTTCAGATTTTAGTTATGACATCGAACGTCAATTAGACGTTTTAGAAAATTATGATCTTACGATATCAAAACGTTATGTTGAAAGTTTGGATTTATAATGGCTAAAATATATATTGATGCAGCGACTAGACAACATCCACATGTTTCAGTCGGCGCTGTTGTTATAAAAAATGACGATAAAGTTTATGAGTTCACAACACTGTTTGAAGGAATAGATAATAATGAAGCAGAATGGGCAACTTTGGTATATGCAATTGAGAGATGTATCGAATATAATATAACTGAAGCAATTATTTACACTGATTCAAAAATAGTTGTTGATTCAATAGAAAAAAGATTTGTAAAAAATAAGCGTTTCAAAAAGTATTTAGATGAATATATGAAACATGAAACTTCGTTTAATCTACTATTTACTTCTTTTGTAATGCGAAAAAATAACAAACATGCAGATACTCTTGCGAAAAATGGACTGTACAAACATTTAAATAAGTAAAGGATTAGCGCATATTATGAATCTTCATGAACTTGAGAAAATTCGTGAGTTAGAAGATAACTATTGCAAAAACTGTAAGTTAAAAAAAGTAAACAGAAAATTATATAATAAATCCTACGCACATCATTTTTGTATCAATGAATGTTCTGTAGGACTTAAAATAAAAATATATGGAAATAATTTATGAGGAGAATACAAATGAACATTTTAAAAATCGAACCTACACCAAACCCAAATACAATGAAAGTTGTTTTAGATGAACATAAAGAAGATATGAAATCTTCAACACATACTGAAGTTAGCGATGATAATCCTGAATTCATTAATCGTGTACTTGAAATTGAAGAAGTGACAAGTGTATTTTATGCACTAGACTTCATTTCTATCGACAAAGATCCTCGTGCGGATTGGGAGACTATCATTCCTAAAATCGAAGCAACGTTTGAAGACGGCGATACAAAAAAGTAGTACCGCACGTCGACGAACATTTCGGTGAAGTAAAAGTAGAGTTACTTAAATTTAAAGAAATCCCTTACCAAATTAAGTTAAATGATGGACAAGCTAGAGAAGAGTTAAGTGAAAGATTTGTACAAGCAGTAGAAAAAGCGACATTACCGACCGATAACATTATTTTTAGTAGAAAATGGGATGCGCTTGGATTTTATTATGGTGAACTTCAAGACGTTTTAAACGAAGTTACTGAAGAACTTGAAGCAATATATACTGAATCTCGTTTAGAAGAACTCATTCAAGCTGCGAAAGAAAACAAACAGCCTGAACCGAAGCAATATTTCAAAGTTGATTTAGATACATTTAAAAATGAATCCGACTGGAAAAAGCGTCTCTATTACTTAAATCACTTTGACACACCAGATATATCTGATTACGAATTTTTATCGTATGCGTTAACTGACGTGAAAGTTCAGATTCGTAGAATGGCAGTGTCACTACTCGCAATGATTGAAAAGGAAAAGACATTAAATTATTTAAAAGATGCTTTACAAGACAAATCTGTAACTGTAAGAAGAACTGCAGGAGACGCTTATAGCGATCTCGGCTTTAAATCTGGCTTAAAAGATATATATCCATTACTTAACGATAAAAGTCCGATTGTTCGTTGGCGTGCGGCAATGTTTATATATGAAGTTGGAGACGAATCGAGTCTACCTTACTTGTATAAATATAGAGAAGATTCATCTTATGAATGTAAACTCCAAAAAGAACTCGCAATTTCTCGAATTGAAGACGGAGAAGAAGCACTTGGAAGTGTTTGGAAACAAATGGAAATGAGGGATAAGTCATGAACGCATACGAAGATTATATGAATGAGCTTGTAGAAGCATATAGAAGAGACTTAACTAAATATAATTTTGAAGAACTAACAACTACTGATGCAGTCAATACTTTCATGAACGATTTAGACAGCAATGAAACAACTTTTGTTGTGATTAATAGTATGTGTGGTTGTGCGGCAGGACTCGCAAGACCAGCAGCTCGTACAGTTGCATTACAAAATCCAAATAAACCTGATCACTTAGTCACTGTTTTTGCTGGGCAAGACAAAGAAGCAACAGAAACAATGAGAGAATATATCGGTCAAGCGCCATCTAGCCCGTCAATGGCTCTTTTTGAAGGAAAAGACTTAAAATATTTCTTACCGAGAGAATTTATTGAAGGTAGAGAAGTCGAAGATATTATGATGGACTTAAAAGATGTGTTTGACGAACATTGTCAATAAAAAAAGGAAAGCGTTTCGCTTTCCTTTTTAGTCTATTAATTAGTATTATTCGTAAATGCACATCGAAATCATGTAAAGTGAGAGTAATACTAATCCAGTAAACATTACTGCTTCCATTAAGACCACTCCTTCTTTGGAAGTATTTATGATTACTTACATTATATTAAATATACAAGATAAAAGAAAGGTGGATTTTTATGAATAGTTTTGACGAAGCTTATCATAACCTGTTAACGCACGTTTTAGACACAGGTATTGAAAAAGATGACCGTACAGGTACTGGAACAATTTCTACATTTGGATACCAAATGCGTTTTGATTTAAGTAAAGGTTTCCCGCTTCTTACGACAAAACGTACATCATTTAAACTTATCGCCACTGAACTCATTTGGTTTATGAGAGGCGATACGAATATCAAATATTTGCTTCAGTACAACAATAATATTTGGAATGAATGGGCGTTTAAACGTTATGTTGAGTCTGAGGATTACAAAGGTCCAGATATGACAGATTTTGGTCGTCGCGCACTCAAAGATGAAGCGTTTAATGAAGTGTATAAAGAAGAGATGGAAAAATATAAAAAAAGAATTTTAACTGACGACACATTTGCTAAAAAATATGGGGAACTTGGGAACGTATACGGAAAACAGTGGAGAGACTGGGTAGGACCAAATGGTGAATCTATCGATCAATTAAAAAATTTAATTGATTCGATTAAGAATAATCCATACTCTAGACGTCATATCATTTCAGCATGGAACCCAGCTGAAATTGAAACGATGGCATTACCACCTTGTCATACATTATTCCAGTTTTACGTAAATGATGGAAAACTAAGCTTACAACTTTACCAACGTAGTGCTGATGTATTTTTAGGTGTTCCATTTAATATTGCATCATATAGTTTACTATTAATACTTGTCGCAAGAGAAACTGGTTTAGAAGTGGGAGAATTCGTGCATACGTTTGGTGACGTTCACATTTATAAAAACCATATTGATGCGGTTGAAACACAGCTTTCACGTGATGGTTTTGAAGCACCAACAGTTAAAGTTAATACGGATAAATCAATGTTTGATCTTGAATATGAAGATTTAGAACTTGTAGATTATAAAAGTCATAAAAGTATTAAAGCACCAATCGCAGTGTAAAGGAGAAAAATTATGTTATCTTTAATCGTAGCATACGCGAATCAAAACGTGATTGGGTTTAAAGGTGATATGCCCTGGAAACTCCCACACGATTTAAAACGTGTTAAAGAAATTACGACAGGTCATACTATCGTCATGGGCCGTTCAACTTATGAATCACTTGGTAAACCACTACCAAATAGAAAAAATGTTGTTTTAACTTCTCAAAATATTGAGGACGATGGAATAGAAATTATTAGAAGCCTCGAAGAAATTAAAGACTTAGAAGGTAAAGTGTTTATATTTGGTGGAAGTAAGTTGTACCACGCAATGATTGATGAGGTTGACGAAATGTATATTACTGAAATATATGAAGATTTTATTGGGGATACGTTCTTCCCTGAATATGATAAAGACGACTTTGAAATCATATCTAGAGAGGACTTTGATGTGTCAGAGGA encodes:
- a CDS encoding dihydrofolate reductase, coding for MMLSLIVAYANQNVIGFKGDMPWKLPHDLKRVKEITTGHTIVMGRSTYESLGKPLPNRKNVVLTSQNIEDDGIEIIRSLEEIKDLEGKVFIFGGSKLYHAMIDEVDEMYITEIYEDFIGDTFFPEYDKDDFEIISREDFDVSEDVNYPYSYLHIIRKEDSYES
- a CDS encoding zinc-finger domain-containing protein: MNLHELEKIRELEDNYCKNCKLKKVNRKLYNKSYAHHFCINECSVGLKIKIYGNNL
- a CDS encoding thymidylate synthase, yielding MNSFDEAYHNLLTHVLDTGIEKDDRTGTGTISTFGYQMRFDLSKGFPLLTTKRTSFKLIATELIWFMRGDTNIKYLLQYNNNIWNEWAFKRYVESEDYKGPDMTDFGRRALKDEAFNEVYKEEMEKYKKRILTDDTFAKKYGELGNVYGKQWRDWVGPNGESIDQLKNLIDSIKNNPYSRRHIISAWNPAEIETMALPPCHTLFQFYVNDGKLSLQLYQRSADVFLGVPFNIASYSLLLILVARETGLEVGEFVHTFGDVHIYKNHIDAVETQLSRDGFEAPTVKVNTDKSMFDLEYEDLELVDYKSHKSIKAPIAV
- a CDS encoding sulfurtransferase → MSIIDERELLELDPSTLLLVDTRNVMGNEQKTNELLRNDSIKHTVHISEHPFFVEEGGHNNGRSPIPTKGIVKGLYDSLKSTGKDIVLFADDKSFFHTRLYVVFKLYGYDVKIYIGSLDTLKKVAEKVDDVSVELPREFESIDELPDSNFYTTLEEVEKNLNDNNHLLIDVRARSRYLGEGDSMDSKSGHIPTAINIENRELFKDGNISLDVLQDELVDIKKFDKVTVSCGSGMSATPMFMFLDYHDVPVKLYGGSFSEWVREGKKIVSNETTLKERVLDIE
- a CDS encoding ribonuclease HI family protein; its protein translation is MAKIYIDAATRQHPHVSVGAVVIKNDDKVYEFTTLFEGIDNNEAEWATLVYAIERCIEYNITEAIIYTDSKIVVDSIEKRFVKNKRFKKYLDEYMKHETSFNLLFTSFVMRKNNKHADTLAKNGLYKHLNK
- a CDS encoding HEAT repeat domain-containing protein, whose product is MKVQIRRMAVSLLAMIEKEKTLNYLKDALQDKSVTVRRTAGDAYSDLGFKSGLKDIYPLLNDKSPIVRWRAAMFIYEVGDESSLPYLYKYREDSSYECKLQKELAISRIEDGEEALGSVWKQMEMRDKS
- a CDS encoding NifU N-terminal domain-containing protein produces the protein MNILKIEPTPNPNTMKVVLDEHKEDMKSSTHTEVSDDNPEFINRVLEIEEVTSVFYALDFISIDKDPRADWETIIPKIEATFEDGDTKK
- a CDS encoding BrxA/BrxB family bacilliredoxin yields the protein MNAYEDYMNELVEAYRRDLTKYNFEELTTTDAVNTFMNDLDSNETTFVVINSMCGCAAGLARPAARTVALQNPNKPDHLVTVFAGQDKEATETMREYIGQAPSSPSMALFEGKDLKYFLPREFIEGREVEDIMMDLKDVFDEHCQ